The following proteins are co-located in the Methylomonas sp. 11b genome:
- a CDS encoding potassium transporter Kup, with translation MSVKQSDHTQGQVNTLALSAIGVVFGDIGTSPLYAVKEVFHGGLPTDATHVLGVLSLIFWAITLVVTTKYAIFIMRADNKGEGGIMALMALALHGSKDNPKRKAFIVTIGLLGASLFYGDSMITPAISVLSAVEGLQIVAPRLEHYVLPITIVVLSVLFFIQTKGTGKVGRMFAPIMCFWFATLGVLGAVNIVQHPDVLMAVNPYYAVSLLFELGWKGFLIMGAVVLAITGAEALYADMGHFGLKPIRRAWFGFVFPALLLNYFGQGALLIGNPHAIENPFYLMAPNWALYPMLILSTLATVIASQAVISGAFSVTRQAIQLGYCPRMNVRHTSGDEMGQVYLPAVNWLLMVSVFILVLSFRSSSALASAYGIAVTGTMIVDTILAFIVIQALWQWNKATSITFLSTFLIIDLMFLSSNSLKIPHGGWLPLVVGTVLFLIMTTWIKGKELLARYLDEKRVLFEELDERLKDRPLVTVPGTAIYMARSVHGVPQVLLHNLEHNHVMHEKLIVLTIVTREEPYVDEAHRVKIRMFGDSGGFYRVKLYFGFQEEQDVRRALQLCRHEGLDIDQKTVSFFIGSERLSFRRKSPMPKWRRSLFSFLTHNSTSAIEYFKIPVERIIELGIRIEL, from the coding sequence ATGTCCGTAAAACAATCCGATCATACCCAGGGACAAGTCAACACACTGGCTTTAAGTGCGATAGGCGTAGTGTTTGGGGACATCGGCACCAGCCCATTGTATGCGGTAAAAGAGGTTTTTCACGGTGGCTTGCCGACCGACGCCACCCATGTGCTCGGGGTGTTGTCCTTGATCTTTTGGGCCATCACCTTGGTGGTCACCACCAAATACGCGATTTTTATCATGCGCGCCGACAACAAGGGCGAAGGCGGCATCATGGCCTTGATGGCCTTGGCGCTGCACGGTTCCAAGGACAATCCAAAACGTAAGGCATTTATCGTCACCATTGGCCTGCTTGGTGCTTCGCTGTTTTACGGCGACAGCATGATTACGCCGGCTATTTCGGTACTCAGCGCCGTGGAAGGCTTGCAAATCGTGGCGCCGCGCCTGGAACACTACGTTTTGCCGATTACCATCGTTGTGCTCAGCGTGCTGTTCTTTATCCAGACCAAAGGCACGGGTAAGGTCGGCAGAATGTTCGCGCCCATCATGTGTTTCTGGTTTGCCACGCTCGGCGTTCTGGGCGCCGTGAATATTGTCCAACATCCCGATGTGTTGATGGCCGTCAATCCCTATTATGCGGTCAGTTTGTTGTTCGAACTGGGCTGGAAGGGTTTTTTGATCATGGGGGCTGTGGTACTGGCGATAACCGGCGCAGAGGCGCTGTATGCAGATATGGGCCATTTCGGCTTGAAACCGATTCGGCGGGCTTGGTTTGGTTTCGTATTTCCGGCCTTGCTGCTGAATTACTTCGGTCAAGGCGCATTGCTGATCGGCAACCCGCACGCCATCGAAAACCCGTTTTACTTGATGGCGCCAAATTGGGCGCTATATCCGATGCTTATTCTCTCGACCTTGGCCACGGTAATTGCCTCGCAAGCCGTGATTTCCGGGGCTTTTTCGGTAACTCGACAAGCTATCCAGCTTGGTTACTGCCCAAGAATGAATGTCCGCCATACGTCCGGCGACGAAATGGGCCAAGTCTATTTGCCTGCCGTCAATTGGTTGCTGATGGTCTCGGTGTTTATTTTAGTTTTGAGCTTCAGATCTTCGTCCGCATTGGCATCGGCTTACGGTATTGCTGTGACCGGCACGATGATCGTCGATACCATCCTGGCGTTTATCGTGATCCAGGCGCTGTGGCAATGGAACAAAGCTACCAGCATTACCTTCCTGTCGACGTTTTTGATTATCGATTTGATGTTCCTGTCTTCCAACAGCCTGAAAATTCCGCACGGCGGCTGGCTGCCGCTCGTTGTAGGCACCGTGCTGTTTCTGATCATGACCACCTGGATCAAAGGCAAGGAATTGTTAGCCAGATACCTGGACGAAAAGCGGGTATTGTTCGAGGAGTTAGACGAACGCTTGAAAGACCGACCCCTGGTTACCGTACCCGGCACCGCAATCTATATGGCCCGCAGCGTCCATGGCGTGCCGCAGGTTTTACTGCATAACCTGGAGCACAACCATGTGATGCATGAAAAACTCATCGTGTTGACCATCGTGACTCGCGAAGAACCTTATGTGGATGAAGCGCATAGGGTGAAAATCCGCATGTTCGGCGATAGCGGCGGCTTTTACCGGGTGAAATTGTATTTCGGCTTTCAGGAGGAGCAGGATGTGCGCCGCGCCCTGCAACTTTGCCGCCATGAAGGCTTGGATATCGATCAAAAAACCGTATCGTTTTTTATCGGTAGCGAGCGGCTTTCGTTCCGTCGGAAAAGCCCGATGCCAAAATGGCGCCGCTCCTTGTTCAGCTTTTTGACGCATAACTCCACCAGCGCGATCGAATATTTCAAAATCCCCGTCGAACGGATAATCGAGCTGGGGATTCGTATCGAATTGTAG
- a CDS encoding energy transducer TonB has translation MYLFKNHEDALQNKELASFGGYLPAVASGSGSFWRRLLGEERPASMLRLLTLLVLLLHIWGLQQLLKPEEKVTPAQPLMMEVSMIAMSAPKPAAAPPPPAPPPPKKEPPPKKPQPKPVPKKAPPIVQKAPEYAPVEPVSEPQPTPVTSTANSTPVTTTTTSTTATNAEQFTEANFRANYAHNPKPEYPMIAKSRGWQGKVMLRVQVSAEGLSDSVAVEHSSGHEMLDESAVEAVKKWKFIPAKRGETPVASSVIVPIIFTLRE, from the coding sequence ATGTATTTATTTAAAAACCACGAGGATGCTTTGCAAAATAAAGAGTTAGCGTCATTCGGCGGTTATCTGCCGGCAGTGGCAAGCGGTTCCGGATCATTTTGGCGAAGGCTATTGGGAGAAGAGCGGCCCGCCAGCATGCTGAGGTTGTTAACCCTGTTGGTATTATTGCTGCATATTTGGGGTTTGCAGCAATTATTGAAACCCGAGGAAAAAGTCACGCCGGCACAGCCTTTGATGATGGAAGTATCGATGATAGCGATGTCCGCGCCAAAGCCCGCCGCCGCTCCGCCGCCTCCAGCACCGCCGCCACCCAAAAAAGAGCCGCCGCCGAAAAAGCCGCAGCCGAAGCCGGTTCCCAAAAAAGCGCCGCCCATAGTGCAAAAGGCGCCGGAATATGCGCCGGTGGAGCCTGTTTCCGAGCCGCAACCGACACCGGTAACCAGCACCGCGAATAGCACGCCGGTGACGACTACGACAACCAGCACTACCGCTACCAACGCCGAGCAGTTTACCGAAGCTAATTTTCGAGCTAATTACGCCCACAACCCCAAGCCTGAATATCCGATGATTGCTAAAAGCCGCGGATGGCAGGGCAAGGTGATGTTACGGGTGCAAGTTTCGGCGGAGGGTTTAAGCGATTCGGTGGCGGTTGAGCACAGTAGCGGTCACGAGATGCTTGACGAATCGGCGGTGGAAGCCGTGAAAAAATGGAAATTCATTCCGGCCAAACGCGGCGAAACGCCGGTGGCCAGTTCGGTGATTGTGCCAATAATTTTTACTTTGCGTGAATAA
- a CDS encoding MotA/TolQ/ExbB proton channel family protein — translation MPYHIAPEAVIDATLYTLLVFSLITWTLIFFKIWQFAKNNYYNKRYDSAFWDTTDLNAAEQLPAETARGPKARVAACGFAWLAEMTHPETCTSLKFRGSPQDLLEQTLRKQTQDEQRRMESGLTMLASIGSTAPFVGLFGTVLGIMHAMHDISASGSASLDVVAGPIGDALIATAIGIAVAVPAVLAYNFFQRRAKHHRASLENFVEGFLHIAFGDSNINTSKSKD, via the coding sequence ATGCCCTACCATATAGCCCCGGAAGCGGTTATCGACGCTACCCTTTACACATTGCTAGTGTTTTCGTTGATAACGTGGACGTTGATTTTTTTCAAAATCTGGCAGTTTGCCAAGAATAATTATTACAACAAACGATACGACAGCGCTTTTTGGGACACTACCGATTTAAATGCCGCCGAGCAACTGCCCGCCGAAACCGCGCGCGGCCCGAAAGCTCGCGTCGCAGCCTGCGGCTTTGCCTGGTTGGCGGAAATGACGCATCCGGAAACCTGCACCAGCCTGAAATTTCGTGGATCCCCTCAAGATTTACTGGAACAAACCCTACGTAAGCAGACGCAGGACGAGCAGCGCCGGATGGAAAGCGGCTTGACCATGCTGGCCAGCATCGGCAGTACCGCGCCATTTGTCGGCTTGTTCGGCACCGTACTTGGCATTATGCATGCCATGCACGACATCAGCGCCAGCGGTTCGGCCAGTTTGGACGTAGTTGCCGGGCCTATCGGCGATGCATTAATTGCCACAGCCATCGGTATCGCCGTAGCCGTACCGGCAGTGTTGGCCTATAATTTCTTCCAGCGTCGCGCCAAGCACCATCGGGCTTCGCTGGAAAATTTCGTCGAGGGTTTTCTCCACATCGCCTTCGGCGACTCAAACATCAATACCAGTAAAAGCAAGGATTAA
- a CDS encoding ExbD/TolR family protein translates to MGFKTNSDDDGPVSEINVTPLVDVMLVLVIILLVTAPLLTQSVNVALPKTASTTPDLEKQPMQLGIDAQGAVTLNKNAVADLAALDTTLRNELAGNPELIVHIYADQGVNYGKVAEVMATVQHAGISKLAFVSLEK, encoded by the coding sequence ATGGGATTTAAAACAAACTCAGACGACGACGGGCCGGTTAGCGAGATTAATGTTACGCCGCTGGTAGATGTGATGTTGGTGTTGGTGATTATCTTGTTGGTCACCGCACCGTTGTTGACCCAATCGGTCAATGTGGCTTTGCCGAAAACGGCTTCCACTACGCCGGATTTGGAAAAACAGCCGATGCAATTGGGTATCGACGCGCAAGGCGCCGTGACCCTGAATAAAAACGCCGTGGCGGATTTAGCGGCGTTGGATACGACGTTAAGAAATGAATTGGCCGGTAACCCCGAGCTAATCGTTCACATTTATGCCGATCAAGGCGTGAATTACGGCAAGGTTGCGGAAGTGATGGCCACCGTACAGCATGCCGGCATTTCCAAATTAGCATTTGTTTCGCTGGAAAAATAG